In one window of Macadamia integrifolia cultivar HAES 741 chromosome 2, SCU_Mint_v3, whole genome shotgun sequence DNA:
- the LOC122064185 gene encoding uncharacterized protein LOC122064185 has translation MKGLSPRQSTFGWLLCHRKLPTDDIMRKKGISLASKCIMCGFHSETLPHLFLNCSVSRIIWENFLSCFGLIWKDQSSIAELISWWKRKRRILSVKDPWAAGLIIVTDTIWKERNHRWHGGKSRDASLLFKKILRTLKESNLDLKGVIRSTADLLCCRKLGLHAAPGDPPSILEVIWCKPPLAWSKIKIDGSSMENPGRAGGGVVIRDSNGKVIFSFKNFLGISMNYYAEFMSFLHGIRHAMGQRITNLWIETDSVAVVTAVQGKSLPWFALQKWLSLQHYLNSISWKITHCFREANPIADYLAKSAAKTGLSGTMKDFPTHIIEEIRWDSFSKPRFRL, from the coding sequence ATGAAAGGCCTCTCTCCTCGTCAGTCAACCTTTGGCTGGCTTCTGTGTCACAGGAAGCTTCCTACTGATGATATCATGAGGAAAAAAGGCATCTCTTTAGCCTCCAAATGCATCATGTGCGGTTTCCACTCTGAGACTCTGCCCCATCTCTTCTTAAATTGTAGTGTATCTCGGATCATCTGGGAAAATTTCTTGAgctgttttggtttgatttggaagGATCAATCCTCAATTGCTGAATTGATCTCCTGGTGGAAACGAAAGCGAAGAATTTTGTCGGTAAAGGACCCTTGGGCGGCTGGCTTGATTATAGTGACCGACACTATCTGGAAAGAAAGGAATCATCGATGGCATGGTGGTAAGAGTAGGGATGCCTCTCTGCTGTTCAAGAAAATATTGAGAACGCTTAAGGAGTCTAATCTCGACTTAAAAGGGGTCATTCGGTCTACTGCTGATCTTCTTTGCTGCAGGAAGCTAGGGTTACATGCAGCTCCAGGCGACCCTCCCTCCATTCTTGAAGTCATTTGGTGCAAGCCTCCACTCGCCTGGTCAAAGATAAAAATTGATGGTAGTTCCATGGAGAACCCTGGTCGAGCAGGAGGTGGGGTCGTCATTCGTGACTCCAATGGGAAAGTTATATTCTCCTTCAAGAACTTCCTTGGCATCAGTATGAACTACTATGCAGAATTCATGAGTTTTCTTCATGGTATCCGCCATGcaatgggtcaaaggattacaaACTTGTGGATTGAAACTGACTCTGTGGCAGTAGTCACCGCTGTTCAAGGCAAGTCTCTCCCTTGGTTTGCCCTGCAAAAGTGGCTCTCTCTACAGCACTACCTCAATTCTATTTCCTGGAAGATTACTCATTGCTTCAGGGAAGCTAATCCCATTGCGGATTACCTTGCAAAATCAGCTGCAAAAACAGGATTATCTGGAACCATGAAGGACTTTCCTACTCATATTATTGAGGAGATTAGATGGgattctttctccaaaccaagatttagattATGA
- the LOC122064192 gene encoding uncharacterized protein LOC122064192, producing the protein MVDLEDGPGSPFKGKVSDFIENHHWKLPNVRSPLLQRIFEKIRDIKIPLHACEDMCLWSLSSDGSFSSKSAWEDIRSTNPKVPWATLIWNKKLQPRASIFGWRMAHGKLPTDESIQKRGIALVSRCSLCGVEVESMDHIFLQCSFAEGL; encoded by the coding sequence ATGGTTGATCTCGAGGATGGTCCTGGTTCCCCCTTCAAGGGCAAGGTTAGTGACTTTATTGAAAATCACCATTGGAAATTGCCTAATGTCAGATCACCCTTATTACAAAGAATATTTGAGAAGATACGAGATATCAAAATTCCTTTGCATGCCTGTGAGGACATGTGCTTATGGAGTTTGTCTTCTGATGGAAGTTTTAGCTCTAAATCTGCCTGGGAGGACATCAGGAGCACCAATCCTAAAGTTCCATGGGCTACTCTGATctggaataaaaaattacagCCAAGAGCATCCATTTTTGGGTGGAGGATGGCGCATGGAAAACTACCAACAGATGAATCCATTCAGAAAAGGGGCATTGCTTTGGTGTCAAGATGCAGCTTGTGTGGCGTGGAGGTTGAGTCTATGGATCACATTTTCCTTCAATGCTCCTTCGCAGAGGGATTATGA
- the LOC122064197 gene encoding xanthotoxin 5-hydroxylase CYP82C4-like encodes MVLATRPAVAAGKYLRYNYAVFGFAPQGPYWREIKKISSLELLSKIRLEMLKHGHLKAMKCVAKEMDCLIGNWLEDHKKKKLEGGDHEQDFINVMLSTFPVDKLIYGYDRDTVIKATILVLIVGGFETIFLSLTWALSLLLNHPHDLKRAQDELDVHVGRDRHADESDIKNLVNLQANVKETLRLYPPRPVVPCQAMEDCQLGGYHVPKGTHLLVNIWKLHRDPKVWSNPNEVRPERFLTTHADVDFKAQQYEYIPFSAGRRPCPGISLATHVFHLALARVLHGFDVNPLHALMDMTEGVSITLPKARPLKVLLTPRLPSKLYED; translated from the exons ATGGTCCTAGCCACAAGACCAGCAGTGGCTGCAGGGAAGTACCTGCGCTACAACTATGCAGTCTTTGGGTTTGCTCCACAAGGACCTTACTGGCGTGAGATTAAGAAGATAAGCTCTCTTGAGCTTCTCTCCAAAATAAGGCTTGAAATGCTCAAGCAC GGACACCTGAAAGCCATGAAATGTGTTGCTAAGGAAATGGATTGTTTAATTGGGAATTGGTTGGAAGatcacaagaagaagaaactagAAGGAGGTGATCATGAACAGGACTTCATCAACGTGATGCTATCAACATTTCCAGTGGACAAGTTGATATATGGTTATGATCGTGATACTGTCATCAAGGCAACTATACTGGT GCTTATTGTAGGTGGTTTTGAAACAATATTCCTCTCTTTAACATGGGCGCTTTCCTTACTATTAAACCATCCTCATGATTTAAAAAGGGCGCAAGATGAGTTGGATGTCCATGTTGGAAGAGATAGACATGCGGACGAGTCAGATATAAAGAACCTTGTCAATCTCCAAGCCAATGTCAAGGAAACACTACGCTTATACCCACCTAGACCCGTTGTGCCATGTCAAGCTATGGAAGACTGCCAATTGGGTGGGTATCATGTTCCAAAAGGCACACATTTACTTGTGAATATATGGAAGCTACATAGAGACCCTAAAGTGTGGTCAAACCCTAATGAGGTTCGGCCTGAGAGATTTCTCACAACCCATGCTGATGTAGACTTTAAAGCTCAACAATACGAGTACATCCCGTTTAGTGCCGGTAGACGGCCATGCCCTGGTATCAGCTTGGCCACACATGTCTTCCACTTGGCCCTTGCTCGTGTTCTTCATGGGTTCGATGTGAACCCTTTGCATGCACTGATGGACATGACTGAAGGTGTAAGCATCACCTTACCCAAAGCAAGGCCTCTTAAAGTTCTTCTCACCCCACGTCTTCCTTCTAAGTTGTACGAAGACTAG